The nucleotide window GTATCGCAGGCAATGCAGATGACGACTTCATCTGGCTTTAGATCCTTGGCGACATTGATGGCGGCGAAGCAGGCGGCTCCTGATGATGGGCTGACAAGGATGCCTTCTTCCCTAGCCAGTCTTCTTGCCGTTTCATAAGCATCTTCATCCTCGATTTTATGGATTTTTTCATACACATCCTGATTGAGGATTTCAGGGATGAAGCCTGGACTTGTGCCGACCAGTTTGTGCTTTCCAGGCTCGCCGCCGGATAGCACTGGCGACCCAGCAGGTTCTACAACGTGTACTGCCAGATCAGGGAACTCTTCCTTCAGAGCTTCGCCTGTACCGGTAATAGTCCCTCCAGTCCCAGCTGTAGCTACGAACGCGCTGAGCGGCTTTTTCAGCTCCTCCATCGCATTGATGATTTCTTTTGCTGTTGTTTTACGGTGGGCGTCTGGATTCGCACCATTTTCAAACTGCATTGGCATGAAGCTGTCTGGAATTTCTTTTACTAACTCTTCCGC belongs to Mesobacillus subterraneus and includes:
- the cysK gene encoding cysteine synthase A, translated to MRVVNNIASLIGETPLVKLNKLAPEGGASVYLKLENFNPSKSVKDRAAFNMIVSAEDEGKLKPGSTIIEPTSGNTGIGLAMNAAARGYKAILVMPDTMTEERINLLKAYGAEVVLTPGDEKMPGAIKKAEELVKEIPDSFMPMQFENGANPDAHRKTTAKEIINAMEELKKPLSAFVATAGTGGTITGTGEALKEEFPDLAVHVVEPAGSPVLSGGEPGKHKLVGTSPGFIPEILNQDVYEKIHKIEDEDAYETARRLAREEGILVSPSSGAACFAAINVAKDLKPDEVVICIACDTGERYLSSDLFRFED